The sequence AAGGATTGATTATCCTGCGGAATACCGGCCATGCTGGAAAGATTAAAGTAGAAGTAACCGGTGATAAGCTGAAAACAGGATATATCACCGTTAGAGTAAAATAAAATAAAGTAAAAATTGAAAACAATCGAGAATGCTAATTTATAGCTTACCAGATAGTCGATCCGGCAATTAGTAATTGATCCCATACCATAACCTAAATCTTATCAACTAAGCAATAAGCCAATTAGTAATTGATCCAATAACATAACCTAAATCTTATCAGCTTAGCAATAAGCCAATCAGTAATTGATCTATACTATAACCTAAATCTTATCAGCTAAGCAATAAGCCAATCAGTAATTGATCCCATACCATAACCTAAATCTTATCAACTAAGCAATAAGGCAATTAGTAATTGATCCTATACCATAACCTAAATCTTATCAACTAAGCAATAAGGCAATTAGTAATTGATCCCATACCATAACCTAAATCTTATCAGCTTAGCAATAAGGCAATTAGTAATTGATCTAATGCATAGCGCATAGAATTGAATGCCTACCCCCTAATGTATCACTATCGCATCATCCCCCTCATGCATCACAATCGGATGCTTAATCTGCCTGCGCCCTATCACCAACACCACCACAGACATCACCGCCGTACCTGCCATTATCATCACCATCGGCAACGCCGTATGACTATCAAACAAACTCACCCCCACTGATGCCAACGCACCTATTCCCATCTGCGTAGCCCCCATCAACGCCGCCGCACTACCCGCATGCTTCTTAAAAGGCGCTATAGACAATGCCGACGTATTAGGATTTGCAAAACCCACACAACTCAAAAATATAAATAACAACCCTATCACCTGCGGTAACTGATACCACCCCTGATATTCTCCCACCAAAAATAATATCCCCGTCAATGCCTGCGCAATCACCGCCACCTTTACCACCTGATCACTTCTATAACGACGCAACACCCAACTGTTCACCTGACTAGACCCAATCAATCCCACCGATAACCCCGCAAAGATCCAGCCATACACCGTCTTATCCAGATGAAAGATCTCCATGAACACCACCGGCGAACCCGATACATAGGCGAACAATCCCGCAAATGCAAATGAACCCGACAAGGTATAAGTATAAAACTGCGGCTCCTTTATCACCGCCAGGAAATTACTAATTATCGGCCCCGGCTTTAAAGACATATTCACATCCGGCTCATAACTCTCCGGCAATAAAAATATACTCGCCAGTAATATCAACAGCCCCAATCCACCTAATATTATAAACACCGCATGCCACCCCAAAGCCAACGTAACATAACCACCTACTGTAGGCGCAATCATAGGAGAAGCTCCTACCACTAACATCAACAATGCAAATACCCTCGCATTCTGCTCCACCGGAAACAAATCCCTCACCATCGTAATAGCAGCTACCGCCGCCGCACAACTACCAATAGCCTGGAAGAAACGTAATATCACCAACCCCTGCAAGCTATGCACCAATGTACAACCCGCAGATGCTAAGATGTAAAGACAAAGCCCAAAGTAAAGCGGTTTCTTCCGACCAAAACGGTCTAACAGTGGTCCGTATAATAACTGTCCGGCAGAGATACCGATAAAATAACTGGATAAGGAAAGGCCGACTTCGGCTGTAGTCACCCCCAGGTCTTTTGCAATGGAGTCAAAGCCTGGAAGATACATGTCAATAGAGAATGGTCCTAATGCTGTCAGTGATCCTAAAATAAAAATAAGAAGGGATTTCCCGCGCGACGAGGATTCCGATGTTTGCATAGCTCGTGATTAAATCACGAAATTAACCTGCTTTCAGCGAAAAAAAGCTTTTCCCATGATGGCAAAAGCTTTTTTCGGTAAAAAAAGGGAAATATCTATAGGGGATGAACTCTCTCTTACTTAAAAAACCCACCCGCCGTCGTCATCTTCTCCACCCATATCCCACACCCCTTCGGCAACACAAACTCACTCACCCCCACTCTATTCACTCTCGGATTCCAATCATACGTATATCCCATCCTCGTCCATGGATAATGCGCGCCACCTGGCGCCAGCGGCTGAAAATAAGATGAAATAATATACCCGTTAAACCACGCCTTATACTCCTCCGACACTCCCGCTGACAATACCGGACCCGCATGTGTCGTCGTCACATCCGGATTACCCGCAGGTCTATACAACTTACCCGCCGGTACCCATACCTGTGCGATATACCTATTGCCATTCACTGGCGGTAACCCCAGCATCTGGCTCAAACGCAACAATGTATCAGAAGTTGGTGAAAAAGTACTTCCCAACCTGTACTTCATCTGGTTGGGAATGAAAAGCCACATCTCTCCCCAACTATTATTGATCGAATCTCCGGGAGGAAAGCTATTAGGATACTTCATAAAAGTACCCATCAACACATACTGTTGTCCGTTAATCGTCTTCCATTGTAGTACAGGATTCCCTGCAGTGATCGTCTGCAGTGTGTCGATTGTTTTGGTAGTGTCTGCGATCATCGCCTGGTTAATGGACCTGTTATAAACTTTGTCCAACGGCTCGTTGCTACCATACCCATCCCGGGTGGTTTTACAGGCTACCGCCAATAGGGCGATCAGCATCAAATTGCGTAAGGTTTTCATGTCGGGGTGTAATTTAGTCAAAGTTAACATCCTCAAAAGGGATATTGTTCACCCCGCCACATGTATATGTAGGTTAATTAGTTACATAACCCCTCCACTTTAAAAAACCTTATATCATAGGAAAATTTGTTGTATCCAAAACATCAACAGGTGCATTCCGGTTTAGCCTCAAAGCCGGCAATGAGAGAGATCATCCTAAATACTTCAATATCGCAATCATATCCTCATCTCCCAATCCTTCCTTCACCGCACCCTCCAGCGCCTCATTCAATGTCACCCCTGCCGGCGTATCCATTCCCTGCTCTCTCGCCAACCTGATATCCTTTGCCAACAACTTCAATGCAAACGCTGGTGCAAAATTCCCATTAATAATCCCCGGTGTCTTTATCTTCGTAATCCCACTCCCTACACCACCTTCATTTATTAATGGTAACAACTTATCTGGTCCTATACCATGCTTTTGAGCAAATATCACCGCCTCTGCCAATCCCTGCACTGTAATACCCAGAAACGCATTGATAGCCAGTTTCGCATAGTTCCCCGCACCATTATCCCCCAACAACGTAGCCGACTTACCCAAACTATCAAACACCGGTTTCGCCCTTTCAAAATCCGCCTCATTCCCTCCTACCAATATTATCAACTGACGATCTTCCGCAGGTTTTACACTCCCCGATACAGGCGCATCCAGGTAAGCAATCCCCTTCTCTCTGACACGAGCCGCCATTGCCTTCGTCGTATCCGGAGATACTGTACTCATATCAATCGCCAGTAACCCATCAGGTAACGGTGCCGCCAGCAACTGATCCCAGATCTCCTTCAACGCTGCATCATCCGATACCATCGTAATAACACAATCGACATCCTTCACAAGTTCCGCCGGCGTAGCAGCCACCTTCACACCTGTTTCCTTTGCAAATTCATTTGCCTTAGCTACCGTGCGGTTATACACCGTCACATCAAATCCTGCTTTTACCAGGTTCTTCACCATAGGTTTACCCATGTTACCGAGTCCTGCCCATCCTATTTTCATAATTCCAGTTTAATAAAAATGCCGCAAAAATTTGCGACATTAAGTTACTGAGCAATTTTTAAAGCGGAGATATTTTCTTCAGGAAGTTGGAATACATTTCCTTTCAACTGTTGGCATAAACTATCTAATTCAGCTACTACTGCATCTTTTGTTTTGTTATAACACGCCAGATCCATGTCTATTGTTTTTTCCAGTAGAAAGTAATATTGTTTTATATTCCTGAATGCCTGTAATAAGATCATGGAAACGTGAGGGTCCCTGCCCTGTCGAAGATTAGAGATTTGCTTCGCGGTAAGTAATGATGCCGCATCCATCAACATCATACGCAGTTCGAAACAACTGTTCGCATCACTGTAATGTTCTGCCGCTATCCGTTCATTTATCTGCTGAATCTCTATCATAGTACATATGTATAAAAAATAGCATTAGTTCAATTTTCAAACCAAGCATAATTTAAATACAAAATTAACACCATATAAACACATGCAATAAAATAAAGATAATATTACACAACTCAGTGGAGGAGATTTTCCACAATTTGAGGGCATTAAAAAAACGCTTTTGCCCCTAAAAGACAAAAGCGTTTAACATAATTAATTTGACTTATTTCAAATAAGAACGCAGGAACCATGCCCACTCCTCATGCTCCTTCAACACACCTGTCAGGAAATCGGCAGTACCCGTATCCTTATACTCATCCTCCACCTTCTCTATATGCGCACGCACGCCACGAATAAGCGTCTCATGGTCATCCAGCAAATTCCTGATCTGGGTATTCTGATCATTCGTATAATCCCCTTCCTGCAGATTAGCCAGTTTCAGATAATCTGCCAGACGGCCTTCGGCATAATGTCCAATCTTACGTACACGCTCCGCTACCTCATCAATCGTTTCCGCCAGTTCAGTGTACAGTCTCTCATACAACTTATGTAACTCCATAAAACTAGGGCTCTCGATGTTCCAATGATAATTGCGGGTCTTCGCAAATAACACCTGTTCATCTGCCAGTAATTGATTTAAGATAAGGGCAACAGCTTGCGTGTTCTTTTCGCTGATTCCAATATTAGCTTTCATATCAAAATTGTTTATATTTTACTTAATCCTTAATTTCTGTAGCATTTCTGTTGTCAAAGTATCTGCCGATGGGCCATAACCCGATACAAGTATACCTTTCAGGCCATTTTTACACTCAATAGCATATACCGCTGCCTCGTCCGACGGATCCGAATTACCCTCATACCTGTACACATCCACGATACTGAAATCATCCACATGAATCTTATCCTCTGACGATACGATGTAATTGTCTTCCATGTTAAAATCAACAGTAAAGCCTTTTTTCTTCAAAGCGGCAATAGCATTGATAACAGTATCGTAGTGCAATTGGTGTTCCATAAATTAAATATTTAACAAAGTGAGCATATTCACATTCTTCCGCAGGAACAGGGGAAACTTCAAACAGTATGCTATATTAAGCATTTTTGTCCAAACACGGAAGGCCGCTCCTTGACAGAAACGGCCAATTGCAATCAAGCTCCACTGTATGAATAAAGGAAGGAATGAACATTTTTCCATTGAAACAAAGCTAACTCCCTAAACTGCTACTGTCAATTGACAAAACATATTATCTGTTGTACTTTTCGTGGGTACAACCTAAATTCTTTCCTTTAGTGACCACCCCGCCAATAAATCCTCCTTTATTTTTCACCTCTCATTACAAAACTTATAATCAGATTTCACCACATGAAATCATTACCCGCATTTTTTCAGACAATGCACTGCGATTTATAAAGACTTATTTTATATAAAATCGCCCTTAGACCAGTTAAGAATCCGAAAGTTTAATCTTAACCGGTTACTTTTTTTTAACGTAAAAAGCACCTTTTAATTTACCTCAACAATTCCACCCTTTACCGACAAAACTCGCTTCCAATCACGATTGTAGATACATTTACAAAAGCGACCAACACAAATATTTAATTAAACATCGTGCCATGGAAAGAAAAATCTTCTTGAAAAACACCCTCGCTGCTTTAGGTTTAGCAGCCGTTGCCCCACTGGCAGTATCGTCCTGCGGAAAAGACACAGATACGACTACCAGCACAGACGGTACTACCACTGACAGCACCACTACCAACACTGGAAGTACAACTACATCCTGCACTGTCACAGCTACTGAAACAGCAGGACCATATCCTACTAAAACCCCATCTTCCTATGTAAGAAGTAACATTGTCGATAGTCAAGCCGGTGTACCACTCACTGTAAAAATCACCATCGCCAATACAAAGAACAGTTGTGCTGCACTCTCCGGTGCACTGGTAGATATATGGCATTGCACCGCTGTGGGCTACTATTCTGAATATGTAGTAAACCCCGGTGGTGGATATTCCAGTGTTGACTATACCTCTTCTCACTTCCTGAGAGGACGTCAGACTACTGACTCCAGCGGATTAGTTACTTTCACCAGTATCTTCCCAGGCTGGTATTCAGGCAGAGCGCCACACATTCATGTGCATGTGTACAATAGCAGCGGTACTTCTCTGCTCATCACTCAGATCGCGTTCCCTGCTGATGTTTGTAACACGGTGTACACCACTGCTACTGACTACAAAGCACACGGTACGCAGGATACATCCAACACTGCCGACTCGATATTCAGTGACTCCCTTGCCAATGAACTCGCTACTGTAACTGGTAGTGTCTCGGCCGGCTATACACTGACACACACCATCTACGTCGCTGCATAAATTCATCGTATGAGCGTGTATCCAAAGATGCACGCTCTTTTTAATAAGGATACCTCCGCTTATAACTACAGTAACAATGAAGACCATCCGCCTCATATATCGCAAACTCATTGATGCATCGAATACCAAACCATGGGATCAAATGCTCTTCGAAGGCTCCTGGTATGAATACCTCCTGCAGGCACAAACATTCAATCCTGAAAAAAAGTACAACACCTTCGCTGAACTCATCGATAATGTTCCTAATGCAGACAGGATCCATTTTCTCGTTACACCTGCCATCATCGGCTACCTCAAACAACTGAATGGCAGAGTACCTGATATCACTAACAACATTGGTAAAACATTTTTACCATTCAAAATTTTCAAGTTCGAAATCGTCAACTCTGACATCACGGATAAAAAGAAACACCAGGTAGCAGTGAACTTTATTTCTGAACCGCTCACCTGGCATGACACCATCAGCAATCAGCTGCTGGTCACTATTAACAACGAACCGGATAATGGTGAAACACTCACAGAAATGTTCTCTATGCAACCATTCCTAAGTATTTATTCTATTCAATCATGATACCACAATCAAAAGGAAAAATGTACCTGTCCGATGAACGCGGCTACAACGAAATGCCTTGGTTCCGTACATACAATACATTCAACTTCGGCAGGTATTTCAATGAACACAAACAACCGTTTGGTGCACTCTATGTACTGAATGAAGATGTATTAGCTGGTGGCAATGGTTTTCGTATGGAAATCGAAACAGCTTCTGACATTATACTGCTACCTATTGTAGGCGCCATCACCGTCTCTACTGATGACGGACATAATGGTTTGCTGGAAGCGGGGCAAGTACAGGTGCTACACCTCATACGGGGTACTATATTCGAAGTACGTAATCCGTACGAAAATGACTTAGTGAAGTTCCTGCAATTATGGATCAAAGCCCCAAGAGCAACGTCAGCTAC is a genomic window of Chitinophaga sp. LS1 containing:
- a CDS encoding multidrug effflux MFS transporter, yielding MQTSESSSRGKSLLIFILGSLTALGPFSIDMYLPGFDSIAKDLGVTTAEVGLSLSSYFIGISAGQLLYGPLLDRFGRKKPLYFGLCLYILASAGCTLVHSLQGLVILRFFQAIGSCAAAVAAITMVRDLFPVEQNARVFALLMLVVGASPMIAPTVGGYVTLALGWHAVFIILGGLGLLILLASIFLLPESYEPDVNMSLKPGPIISNFLAVIKEPQFYTYTLSGSFAFAGLFAYVSGSPVVFMEIFHLDKTVYGWIFAGLSVGLIGSSQVNSWVLRRYRSDQVVKVAVIAQALTGILFLVGEYQGWYQLPQVIGLLFIFLSCVGFANPNTSALSIAPFKKHAGSAAALMGATQMGIGALASVGVSLFDSHTALPMVMIMAGTAVMSVVVLVIGRRQIKHPIVMHEGDDAIVIH
- a CDS encoding NAD(P)-dependent oxidoreductase translates to MKIGWAGLGNMGKPMVKNLVKAGFDVTVYNRTVAKANEFAKETGVKVAATPAELVKDVDCVITMVSDDAALKEIWDQLLAAPLPDGLLAIDMSTVSPDTTKAMAARVREKGIAYLDAPVSGSVKPAEDRQLIILVGGNEADFERAKPVFDSLGKSATLLGDNGAGNYAKLAINAFLGITVQGLAEAVIFAQKHGIGPDKLLPLINEGGVGSGITKIKTPGIINGNFAPAFALKLLAKDIRLAREQGMDTPAGVTLNEALEGAVKEGLGDEDMIAILKYLG
- a CDS encoding Dps family protein is translated as MKANIGISEKNTQAVALILNQLLADEQVLFAKTRNYHWNIESPSFMELHKLYERLYTELAETIDEVAERVRKIGHYAEGRLADYLKLANLQEGDYTNDQNTQIRNLLDDHETLIRGVRAHIEKVEDEYKDTGTADFLTGVLKEHEEWAWFLRSYLK
- a CDS encoding intradiol ring-cleavage dioxygenase; the encoded protein is MERKIFLKNTLAALGLAAVAPLAVSSCGKDTDTTTSTDGTTTDSTTTNTGSTTTSCTVTATETAGPYPTKTPSSYVRSNIVDSQAGVPLTVKITIANTKNSCAALSGALVDIWHCTAVGYYSEYVVNPGGGYSSVDYTSSHFLRGRQTTDSSGLVTFTSIFPGWYSGRAPHIHVHVYNSSGTSLLITQIAFPADVCNTVYTTATDYKAHGTQDTSNTADSIFSDSLANELATVTGSVSAGYTLTHTIYVAA
- a CDS encoding pirin family protein, which encodes MIPQSKGKMYLSDERGYNEMPWFRTYNTFNFGRYFNEHKQPFGALYVLNEDVLAGGNGFRMEIETASDIILLPIVGAITVSTDDGHNGLLEAGQVQVLHLIRGTIFEVRNPYENDLVKFLQLWIKAPRATSATLTTFDLSHKDQLHTLINNDTYSLSIGKFNGRAETTYPLKDKAKGVFVFNIEGAFEVQYRLLHNGDGLALWDVDAIEMEALSSDAIILLLEVAM